One Doryrhamphus excisus isolate RoL2022-K1 chromosome 17, RoL_Dexc_1.0, whole genome shotgun sequence genomic region harbors:
- the LOC131105115 gene encoding transmembrane protein 42-like, which yields MLGSFYALLAGCLGSAASLSAKLTLGADYLEEMCQVTLSNFETHTGSTACHWLHIPLRLLCVGLMLACNAAMWTFFSKALRYCSSSARASVTTTAGNFISSAALGKVIFGESQAVLWWVGISVTLCGLLVLHGSTPQTQDDGKKD from the exons ATGTTGGGGTCCTTTTACGCGTTGTTGGCGGGCTGCTTGGGCAGTGCTGCGTCATTATCTGCTAAACTCACTCTCGGTGCAGACTACCTGGAGGAGATGTGTCAAGTTACACTGAGCAACTTTGAAACACACACTGGATCTACAGCCTGTCACTGG CTCCACATCCCCTTGCGGCTGTTGTGCGTGGGCCTGATGCTGGCTTGCAATGCCGCCATGTGGACCTTCTTCTCCAAGGCCCTCCGCTACTGCTCTTCTTCAGCCAGAGCCAGCGTCACCACCACTGCAGGCAACTTTATTTCATCG GCTGCACTAGGGAAGGTCATTTTTGGAGAAAGTCAAGCGGTTCTGTGGTGGGTGGGCATCTCTGTCACGCTGTGTGGGCTGCTGGTGCTTCATGGATCCACACCTCAGACACAGGACGACGGCAAGAAGGACTAG